The following are encoded in a window of Castanea sativa cultivar Marrone di Chiusa Pesio chromosome 5, ASM4071231v1 genomic DNA:
- the LOC142634035 gene encoding putative glycosyltransferase At5g20260, translating into MADLSSPSPYLLILTLLLLFFLIYISPLNHNRLTLHPSPPTNYEIPTQFPPAPSPVDANSPTPTAAANSVSNHVKRKNKTERIEEELARARAAIHKAIRTKNYTSDREETYIPNGCMYRNAYAFHQSHIEMVKSFKVWAYREGERPLVHSGPMSYIYSIEGQFIDEMESERSHFMARHPNEAHAFFLPISITKIVDFFYRADPFHFPMLPIFTDYVNVVAKKYPYWNRSHGADHFMVSCHDWAPEVIKEKREYFKHFIRVLCNANTSEGFIPTRDVSLPEFNLKGHPEYSLGPQRIGLPPSKRTILAFFSGAAHGDIRKRLFEYWKDKDSEIQVYEGVPKGKNYHKIMSQSKFCLCPSGSEVASPRVVEAMYQNCVPVIISDYYILPFSEVLDWSKFAVFIPPKQIPEIKTILRGISQKRYLTLQKRVTQVARHFVLNRPAKPFDVYHMVLHSVWLRRLNIQLPLNIF; encoded by the exons ATGGCAGACTTGAGTTCCCCTTCACCATATTTACTTATCCTAACTCTTCTCctcctcttttttcttatttacatCTCTCCCTTAAACCACAACCGCCTCACTCTCCACCCATCACCACCTACCAACTACGAAATTCCAACACAATTCCCACCTGCACCCTCTCCGGTTGATGCTAATTCTCCAACTCCCACCGCTGCAGCTAACAGCGTTTCCAACCATGTCAAG AGGAAGAATAAAACAGAGAGGATTGAAGAAGAGTTGGCTAGAGCACGAGCGGCTATTCATAAAGCTATTCGTACAAAGAACTATACGTCTGACAGAGAGGAAACGTACATTCCCAATGGATGCATGTACAGAAATGCATATGCTTTTCATCA GAGCCATATAGAGATGGTGAAGAGCTTCAAGGTATGGGCGTACAGGGAAGGAGAGCGACCCCTGGTACACAGTGGGCCAATGAGTTATATTTATTCCATTGAGGGCCAATTCATCGATGAGATGGAAAGTGAAAGGAGCCACTTCATGGCTCGCCATCCTAATGAAGCACATGCATTTTTCCTACCAATAAGTATTACCAAAATTGTTGACTTCTTTTACAGGGCTGACCCCTTTCACTTTCCAATGCTGCCAATCTTCACAGATTACGTCAATGTAGTAGCAAAGAAATACCCCTACTGGAATAGAAGCCATGGAGCAGACCATTTCATGGTCTCTTGTCATGATTGG GCACCAGAAGTCATAAAAGAGAAGCGGGAGTACTTTAAGCACTTCATAAGAGTGTTATGCAATGCCAACACATCTGAAGGATTCATACCCACAAGAGATGTCTCATTGCCAGAATTTAACTTAAAAGGTCACCCTGAGTATAGCCTTGGTCCTCAACGCATTGGCTTACCTCCAAGTAAGCGCACTATCCTTGCCTTCTTCTCTGGTGCTGCACATGGAGACATTAGAAAACGTTTGTTTGAGTATTGGAAAGATAAAGATAGTGAAATTCAAGTATATGAGGGAGTTCCCAAAGGGAAAAACTATCACAAAATTATGTCACAATCCAAATTTTGCTTGTGTCCAAGTGGGTCAGAAGTAGCAAGTCCTAGAGTGGTGGAAGCAATGTATCAAAATTGTGTCCCCGTGATTATTTCTGATTACTATATATTACCTTTTAGTGAAGTTCTTGATTGGAGCAAATTTGCAGTATTTATTCCTCCAAAACAAATACCAGAAATTAAGACTATTCTGAGAGGAATTTCACAAAAAAGGTACTTGACATTGCAGAAGAGAGTGACACAAGTTGCAAGACATTTTGTGTTGAACCGACCAGCAAAACCCTTTGATGTATATCATATGGTGCTCCATTCAGTGTGGCTTAGAAGGCTTAACATTCAGCTACCattgaatattttttga
- the LOC142634191 gene encoding putative glycosyltransferase At5g20260, producing the protein MATFSLHSPFLLIPTLLLLLLTYISPCLNENLHFSSSTPTPLPSRLLQTNPKSPPLPPAPSPTMAKEKSRTDKIEEDLARARAAIQKAINNQNYTSDDKIEFYVPGSCVYRNANAFHQSQIEMIKRFKVWVYREGEIPMAHSGPMSYLYSIGGQFMDEMERGESPFMASHPDEAHAFFVPLSVSKIVDSFYRLQPHAFRHRLAIIFRDYINVVADKYPYWNRSSGGDHFMVSCHDWAPLLVTEVPKFYQNFIRVLCNANTSEGFKPIRDVSLPEYNLKGYPIFNLGPPRHGLAPSKRTILAFFAGAAHGDIRSILFQHWKDKDGEVQVYENLPKEKNYHQLMGQTKFCLCPSGSEVASPRVVEAMYQACVPVIISDYYTLPFSDVLDWSKFAVFIPPKKIPEIKTILKGISQKRYLTLQKRVAQVARHFELNRPAKPFDVLHMVLHSVWLRRLNIRLTQNDY; encoded by the exons ATGGCAACCTTTAGTTTACACTCGCCATTTTTGCTCATTCCAactttacttcttcttctcctcaCCTATATCTCTCCCTGCTTAAACGAAAACCTCCATTTCTCTTCTTCTACTCCAACTCCATTACCTTCTCGTCTATtacaaacaaacccaaaatccccTCCACTTCCACCGGCACCTTCTCCAACTATGGCAAAG GAGAAGAGTAGAACAGATAAGATTGAAGAAGATTTGGCTAGAGCACGTGCAGCTATTCAGAAAGCAATTAACAATCAGAATTATACATCTGatgataaaattgaattttatgttCCAGGAAGTTGCGTTTACAGAAATGCCAATGCTTTTCATCA GAGTCAGATTGAAATGATAAAGAGATTCAAGGTGTGGGTGTACAGGGAAGGAGAGATACCAATGGCACATAGTGGACCGATGAGTTACTTATACTCCATTGGAGGACAGTTCATGGATGAGATGGAGAGAGGGGAGAGCCCCTTCATGGCTTCTCATCCTGATGAGGCACATGCATTCTTTGTTCCACTCAGTGTCAGCAAAATTGTGGACAGTTTTTATAGGCTTCAGCCCCACGCCTTTCGTCATCGATTGGCCATAATTTTTAGAGATTACATCAACGTCGTAGCTGATAAGTACCCCTATTGGAATAGAAGCAGCGGAGGGGACCATTTTATGGTCTCTTGCCATGATTGG GCACCATTGCTTGTAACAGAAGTTCCCAAGTTCTACCAGAATTTCATAAGAGTGCTATGTAATGCTAACACGTCCgaaggtttcaaacccataagAGATGTTTCATTACCAGAATATAACCTGAAAGGTTACCCTATATTCAACCTCGGCCCACCCCGTCATGGCCTAGCCCCTAGTAAGCGCACCATCCTCGCATTCTTTGCTGGTGCAGCCCATGGAGACATAAGGAGTATATTATTCCAGCACTGGAAGGACAAAGACGGTGAAGTTCAAGTCTATGAGAACCTCCCTAAGGAGAAAAATTACCATCAATTAATGGGACAAACCAAGTTTTGTTTGTGTCCAAGTGGATCAGAAGTGGCAAGTCCTAGAGTGGTGGAGGCAATGTATCAAGCATGTGTCCCAGTGATTATTTCTGATTACTATACATTACCCTTTAGCGATGTTCTTGATTGGAGCAAATTTGCAGTATTCATTCCTCCGAAGAAAATACCAGAAATTAAGACAATTTTGAAAGGGATTTCACAAAAGAGATACTTGACATTGCAAAAGAGGGTGGCACAAGTAGCAAGGCATTTTGAGCTAAACAGACCAGCTAAGCCATTTGATGTCCTTCATATGGTGCTTCACTCCGTGTGGCTTAGAAGGCTTAATATTAGGCTTACACAAAACGATTATTAA